The Glycine soja cultivar W05 chromosome 15, ASM419377v2, whole genome shotgun sequence region ttttaattatgtctgtttatttttttcccctATAGTTACAATAACTTACTTTATTTAGTTCGTATAGTTTAAAACATTTCATTTTAGAATCAATaactataacttttttttaaactctTTAGTTTTTATTGTCTAAAATCATCTAATACTGTTATAATTGTATCTTTTAAAACTGCTGCAAAACTTTAAATTGGCGATGAAAAATTGCTAAAAAAGttggacaattttaattttgtaaccCTTTAAAACGATAAGGAAGTAACGACATTAACAAAATTTAGACAATAGGAaccaaaagtattaaaaaattataactaaaatagaatattttaaactataagaattaaaagagaaaattatgcCTTAGAGAGGTAAAAAGGTTATTAAAcccttaaaataataatttgtactCTGTCTTAATTTCTATTTGTCCAACTGAAAATACACCTTAAGTTTATATACATAATATTGTTCTGAAAACTGATCAAACCAGACTCGGTGGTTTGACTGAGAATCGATTTGGTGGGTAGAGAGTTTGTTAATTCCAAAAAGTTGGTTCATCTCAAAAGAACCTGTAAAGAATCAATCCAAAACTTATTTGAATCTATAaacttaaatagaaaaaaattattttcctttttaaattaatgttagacactgttttttatgaaaacatattttatacgAATAAATAATACTgctgtgaaagataaaattcTAAATTGAAGTAAGGATCGAATTAaaccaaatttaaaagattaaagattaaattaattttattttaaagataaaagatcaaattaaatgtaagagataagaaaaaggactaaaatataatttagccAAATATATATTAGCATTATCAATTAATTCAAATCAAAATACATAATTGATTACCGCAATTAAATAGTagtatatcataattaaataaattattttattctttattttgatCACTTGATAAATGATtgcttttattataaaaaaacatttcataaaatttaatagacTGATtgcataatttataaaataaaaatttaaatatttaatggtttaattaattgatttaataattaaactaattactataattacatattttatgaattaaaaataaataaaaatcaatggcattttgatgaaaatatatAGAATTGATGTAAGATTGCCACGTAACATTTGTCCAcaaaaatttatcttataataattaaaaattcattcgagcaacatattttttatttatatttatttcatttttcttatttgatttctaTTACGTAAAAACTATTAAAGAATATTTCTAATATAATGAAATAGGCCGTGGCGTGGATAATTTACCTGTGATTTCATATGGTCCCTTGCTAGTTTCTTAACCTAAAATGCAAAAAAACTAGACCTAAAAATAAcacaaccgaaaaatatgaaagaaatttttatatataattgataataatctaaaatctaaaatgaaaaaaatatgcatttaGGTGTCAGTTTTTGAAAGAAGGTTGCAACACAACGAAGCTTACTTGTGAAAGGGACGATTCGAGGCGTATACAGAAAGTATAAGTAGACGTTCCGTGTTGGactcaaacaaaacaaaacaaaacaacatcaaACCAAACCCTAGTTTCAACTTCATCTTTGTTTCATTTGATTCGCTCCCAGACAGAGACATAGCCTCTTTCTTTCGTTTTGAGAAACAAACCCCTCGTTTCAATCATTGATCCTTTTCTGTTAGGTTTGTgaatttgcttttgtttttgtaaaactTTGCACCTCCCCCCTTTTGGATTTCGTAGTTAGGCGAAAATTTTAATGTTTCCGTGTTTCAAATTTGCAGATACCAGTTACTCTTCCAATTTCGTCATGGCCAAAACCTCCTTCAAGCTTCAGCATCCTTTGGGtacttttttttcccctttaatATTTCGTTTTCTCTAATTTGTTATATAATCTGTTGGGAATCGAAAGATTTTTTATTGGCCATGCCTTTtgtattgtaaaaaataaaaatttgaaattattgggGAATGACAAGGATCTTTTTAGCTTTTTATCTATAGGGATAGAAGGATGAACGTGTTTACTATGTTCGCGTGAGTGTTTTGTTTTGAGATTCTAAAACCCTTGGTTCATTGGACCAAACTAATTGCTTGGTAATTTTTTACGTGTCAGAGAGAAGGCAGGCTGAAGCTTCTCGCATTAGAGAGAAATATCCTGATAGAATACCTGTAAGATTGTACTCTGTTTAGGTACCctgtttatatatttatttattcttttaaaactcTTGTTCATATATTGCAATTGTGTGCAGGTGATTGTGGAGAAAGCTGAAAGAAGTGACATTCCAGACATTGATAAGAAAAAGTAATTGATTTTCTTACTACTTCTGTCCCTTTTGATTAGTTTCCAGGCCTGATAATGTTGTTTTGCTGCCTGAAGTTTTAATGATTTTGTGGGTGGGGGGGGTACTGATGTTCATATAAAATACCGATCAAGATTTAATGATTTTGTATTGTTAAAGCTATGAAGCATGTTTGGTATGAAGCTTTTTGTACGCCACTCATAACTTCTTTATCAAATGGCATTTGTAAAAGATTAACAAGTGAGGCCAGAATGTACTAATGGTATTCTTATTGCAAAATCTACTTTACCGAAGTGAGTGTATATGGCCAAGCCATAAGTTGTTGGTCACGGTGGAGTGGCCTAATTGGCCACTGTCACTAGAGCCTTGGATGCTACTGCTTGATCTTATTAAGATTAGTTTGAAGAACAATTAATAGAATACAAAATGTGGTTTGTTAATACTATAAAACAAAGTCTCTGTTTAGGGATGTCTGGTAATTTGATTCTGGAATAGGGCATGCTGCTTATGCATGTGCAGAATGACTATGAATATTGACGGTTGTTTTTTCCTAATCTAATGATCTCTTCTGAGCTATCCATCTGCGAAGCTGCCTCCAAGTGAGATTCTAGTTTGTGTTTTGAGTTTGTTTTGAACATTGAAGCATATAAGCTAGAGATAAGTATTGAAAGATGGAGGACCAGACTTAGTTTTTCCCCCCATATTCCatctataaatatatttattttgatcaatAGTTGATCTGATTCTGTGCATTAGTGGTTTCTCAATTGGTTCTCTTGTTGTGATGATGTAGATACCTTGTCCCTGCTGATTTGACTGTTGGCCAGTTTGTTTATGTTGTTCGCAAAAGGATTAAGCTCAGTGCAGAGAAggctatttttgttttcatcaacAACACTCTACC contains the following coding sequences:
- the LOC114386770 gene encoding autophagy-related protein 8C yields the protein MAKTSFKLQHPLERRQAEASRIREKYPDRIPVIVEKAERSDIPDIDKKKYLVPADLTVGQFVYVVRKRIKLSAEKAIFVFINNTLPPTAALMSAIYEENKDQDGFLYMTYSGENTFGSH